In the genome of Peromyscus eremicus chromosome 1, PerEre_H2_v1, whole genome shotgun sequence, the window ggcctcgaaccagactaGTGACTCATTCAATGAgaatttgctagtaaagctgatagGACAAAGGGTATACTACATGACACACCAAGGTCCCCAATGCTatcaggacaaatgaagaggtgttggagaggcaggaaagaagaagtgaagagttttttgttgttgttattattttgttttggttttttttgaagttttttgtttttgtttgttggcttgctttctttgttttgttctcttgtgtgtgtgtgtgagggggggctgcaggggtgaggggggaTATGGGGGAACCAGGAGATGAGAAGAATTGGGGTgaatgatgtgaaactcccaaagaatcatTAAAGaagtatgaaaaaagaaaaaagaaacacaattataTATAGTGCTTTGAAAACTAGttgtatgggctggagagatggctcagtggttaagagtgcctgtTGTTCTTGCCCATTGCCtgggttcatttattttatttattagtttttggtttttccagacagggtttctctgtgtagttttgatgcctgtcctggatcttgctctgtagaccaggctggcctcgaactcacagagatctgctcgtctctgcctcccgagtgctggaattaaaggcgtgcgccaccaccacccggcgcctGGGTTCATTTATAAgagatgacacagagaaactacTGAGCTAGACTGCTCCATGAGCAGAAAGAAAGATTTACTGGGGTTCAAACTGCCATCTGGAGGTGGGGCACAGTGGAAAGTAAGCATATTTTATGCGACAGTCagcagggtggggagggagctGAGCTGATACAAGATATTGGGATTGATCCTGAACTAGGTACCCTTGACAGAGGTAGTTGACTTTTGGTGGAAAGTTAGGGAGGTTCCTGGAGGAAAAGATGGAGTCCCAAGATCCCAACAGAGATCTTGAATGCAGATCAGTCCCCACTCTTTTATAGCTTTCTGCCTTACATGGAAAAAATCATAATGGAATTTTCTCTCAATTTTATTGTCATTATTTCAAGGATGTAGAGAGCTGTGGGAAGAAAGAAGGTGGAAAATGAACTATTTATGCACTGACTGTTTGCTGTGCTGTAGATGTGTAGTGTCTGCATCCTTCTCATCTTCTTTACAGATGAGTAGAAACTTAAGTTCATTGGCAGACAAGCTTACAGTGTCATTAACTAAGCAGTGCATCTGGATTTTAAGTCTACACCTCTTGACACCTGACACAGTTTCCTGACTGTATACACAGGTTATAATGTCATAGCCTACCAAGATGACTGTGTACAAGGTGCGGGAGGGAAGGGCAACCACACATATAGGTGTTCCCCCTAGGGATGCCTGGAGGAGGCAGCCTGCTGAGCAAGTGTCAGGCTTCACAGCCAGTAGTGTTAGCACCCAGAGGTACGAAAATAATGGTTTCTGTAGATCCGGTGTCAGAGAGGAAAATATCCCAAAGCTGAGAACTCTCTCAAAGAATGACTGAAAAATGGAAGCAGTGATGTCAAATTCTTTAGTAGAGGTTTGCATACATATAGATGTGTATTTATATTACATCTCTGTTATTAGCAGGTTGTCATGCTTTGAGGcgatggggaaaaaaatccttgCAAAGTATCCTTTCCCAAAGAACACACAGCTCAGATGGAGTTAAGTAAGGAACATGAATAACTGAGTTACTAATAAGacaggaaataaacaaaatattgctTCAGATGAAACATGGCATAGAATCTCTAAAGATGGGAGTTGTTCTCCATCATAGCAGGCTGGACGGATACTTGGTATCAATAATTACTGATAAATGATCAAGTTATTAAAGCACACATTAGTGCTTATATTTATTTAACTAGTAACTAAGTAATACAGAAATTCAAAGACATTAGGTAAAAGTAGATATTGCATGTTTATGGACTTGTGCAGTTGCTAAGAAACAAGAATATCATCTCATGGGACTATAAATATTTGGATGTGACAGTTCTCTGGGGTTACAATAAGGAATAAGTTGAACCAGAACATAATTGTCAAAACTATACTGAAATAATTAAGAAACTATTAAGGAGCCAATCAAATGGATGTTGAGTAAAGTCCTGTTTAGATGCTAAACTAAGAGTAAGTTATCATGTAGCTCTCGGTTACTGAAGTGATAGGAGAGGAGACCATATTTGAAGAATATGAGAGAATGGAATGGGCACTACTATGGTTTTCTAAGAAAAGCAATCAGAGGTTGGtttgaataaatgacatttttggaTAAATGGGGACATAGGTGAGAATCATATGGGGATAACTAGAAAGTGTAGATGTGAGGATGCACTAAACACAAGACATTTGATAAATACAGAAGAGGAGTCAGTTGAGGCCAAATTGTGGgcatttatttaaattctttggTAATATTTGCAAACATTTGCTTAGCTCCTTCCAGTATCTGCTTCGTTCTTACTCCATAAATCACAGGATTGAGCATAGGTGGGATAACCACATAGAGGTTGGCCAACAGGATGTGGACATAACGTGGGATGTGTTTCCCACCAAACCTATAggcaaagacagagaagagggcaGGGATGTAGAACAGGAGTATGACACAGACATGGGATCCACAAGTACTCAGGGCCTTGGACCGGGCTTCTTGGGAAGAGAGGCGGAATACAGCGTGGAGGATGTGGACATAGGAAACAGCAATGAGAATGATGTCCAGGCCTGTGGAGAGAAGAGCAGCTGCCAGCCCGTACCAGACATTGATGGAAATGTCAGAACAGGACAGACGGGCGATACCCATGTGCTCACAAAATGTGTGTTCGATGACATTGATCCGGCAGTAATGCAACCGCTTGAGGAGAAAGATGGATGGGAACATGATTATGAAACTGCGGGTCAGGGTAGCCGCAGCAATCTGTCCCATGACCCGCCTTGTCAGGATTGTGGTGTATCGCAGAGGAGAGCATATGGCCACGTAGCGGTCAAAAGCCATGGCCAGCAGGACAGCAGAGTCAGCCACGAAGAGGAAGTGGATGAAGAACATCTGAGTGAGGCAGCCATCAAAGGAGATGTGGCTAGAACCTAGCCAGAAGTTGGCCAGGGTCTTGGgcatggtggaggtagacagcaGGACATCGGCACTAGCCAGCATGCACAGGAATATGTACATGGGCTCGTGAAGGCTTGGCTGGGACAGGATGACACAAATTAGAATGCCGTTGCCTATCAGGGCAGCTATGTACATAGTACAGAAGGGAATGGACAGCCACACATGAAGGTACTCCAGCCCAGGGATGCCAGTGAGGAGGCAGCCTGCTGTGCGAGTGTCAGAATGGTTCACAGCACCCTCACTGTGAGCAGGTAAGAAAGCCATGGCTTTCTGCAGAGCCTGTGTAATAGAAGGAAAGCATGTTCAGAGTTTGAGCACACTCAGCAGAGTGTAAGCAGGCTTGTAAACAGACCAGCTCATGCTCACAGGCCCTACCACAATTCAGGAATCAGTATATAAGCCCATGCTccatacacaaaaacacacagattCTACCCACAGTGAACTATTGCAGGCCTTTCTCACAGATCAGCTCTGAATCCTCATTCAGGATGGGTTCTGAACAGCACCAACATCTAGAACGCTGAAAGCAATCTCTAGAGCTGCAGATGTGTCAGAGGTAGACATAGCACATCAACTtctaaataaatgataacaacCAAAAATCACTAATGGGCCTGAGAGATAGTTAAgcacacttgttgctcttgcagaggaccagggttcaatgcCCATGCACATGATGGTTTATATCATTTACATTACaagtaactccatttccaggcaaTCTtatttcctcttctggcctctgctggcattagcacacacatggtgtacttTTATACATATGTGCAATAAAACACTcatacctgggctggagagatggctcagaggttaagagcactggctgcttttccagaggtcctgagttcaattaccagcaaccatatggtggctccaaccatctgtaatgagatctggtgccctcttctggcccgcaggcatacatgcaggcagaacactgtatacataataaataaacaaaatcttaacaaacaaaacaaacaaacaaacaaaaccacaagctgggcagtagtagcgcacgcctttaatcccagcactcaggtggcagaggcaggtggatctctgtgagtttgaggccaacatggtctccaaagcgaggtccaggaaaggtgcaaagctacacagagaaaccctgtctcgaaaaaccaacaaaacaaaataaaacaaaaccccacttATACCTGtaaagttactttaaaaaatctaaaagaactttttttttttttggtttttcgagtcaaggtttctctgtgtagttttggtgcctgtcctgaatctcgctctgtagaccaggctggcctagaactcacagagatccacctacctctgcctcctgagtggtaggattaaaggcatgtgtcactactgcctcaccagtttttctttttgttgttgttgttttttaatatgggcggtggggatcaaactcaggtcctcttgttagcacaggaaacactttaccaactgatctatctccccagctctcatTTTCCAAATTTTTAGGATGAGCATAATTTTTACCTTGTTGgcatattaaattaaattttatctgTTGAATCCATTAAATCTCTGGCCTGTACCCAGTTACTTGTGTGGCTTGCAGTATGTATTACTTCCCAGTACCGGAAGCGAGGTATATCACCATGTTTCTGCAGTACGATCCCCAAATT includes:
- the LOC131910522 gene encoding olfactory receptor 52B6 — protein: MKCGTKKLNQKVPQGQALQKAMAFLPAHSEGAVNHSDTRTAGCLLTGIPGLEYLHVWLSIPFCTMYIAALIGNGILICVILSQPSLHEPMYIFLCMLASADVLLSTSTMPKTLANFWLGSSHISFDGCLTQMFFIHFLFVADSAVLLAMAFDRYVAICSPLRYTTILTRRVMGQIAAATLTRSFIIMFPSIFLLKRLHYCRINVIEHTFCEHMGIARLSCSDISINVWYGLAAALLSTGLDIILIAVSYVHILHAVFRLSSQEARSKALSTCGSHVCVILLFYIPALFSVFAYRFGGKHIPRYVHILLANLYVVIPPMLNPVIYGVRTKQILEGAKQMFANITKEFK